The Aquila chrysaetos chrysaetos chromosome 11, bAquChr1.4, whole genome shotgun sequence sequence aaagcttatgTGAggtgtttttattcttcttagTAACCTTGGAATGGATGTATGGGATTCAGATGAAGATATTATTCCTCCACCACATGCAATGGAAGGACCTGTAGAGCGGTTCCCAAATGAAGATTTTCAGGGGTAATATGCTGAAACATGGaattaaaagccaaaaaaaccacacagggGAAAGATAATTGTTTCTTGTTGAAAATACTATAGATACTCcaatttaaaaaagattttatgaaTATAGCCTACTCATGCaaaattgtcgtggtttaaccccagccagcaactaagcaccacgcagccgctcactcagtccccccccacccagtgggatgggggagaaaatcgggaaaagaagcaaatccacgggttgagataagaacagtttaatagaacagaaaagaagaaacgaataatgataatgataacactaataaaatgacaacagcaataatgaaaggattggaatgtacaaatgatgcgcagtgtaattgctcaccacccaccgaccggcacccagctagtccccgagcggcgattccccgcccccacttcccagttcctatactggatgggacgtcacatggtatggaataccctgttggccagtttgggtcaggtgccctggctgtgtcctgtgccaacttcttgtgcccctccagctttctcgctggctgggcatgagaagctgaaaaatccttgacattagtctaaacactactagcagcaactgaaaacatcggtgttatcaacattcttctcatactgaactcaaaacatagcaccgtaccagctactaggaagacagttaactctattccagctgaaaccaggacaaaaatatatttacagaatTTGATGAAACAGTGAAAAGATAAGGCAAGGAAAGGGAATGTGTGCTATTAGAAGTCCATAAGTAATCAGTTGGAAAAGTTtagagttttacttttcctgtcCTTCTTTATTATTCTAAAGTaatctgcaattatttttaattaatttggaatcactggttttgcttgtttaacAAGCGCTAGAGAATTACAATTCAATGTTTGCCACAGCTTCTACTATGACATTGAAAGTTTTATAGTCTTACAGTTTGGATTCTTGGTAGCTTTGAtacctatatatatatgcaaCATCTTTCATATCAAttcttggttaaaaaaaacttgttttcattaatgacttGTAGCACTTATCAGTATGATGTTCCATTTAAGATAAAAACTTCTTTACAGGTCTGGGAAAAGATTAAGAATTTATGATGACCACTCTCACAATGATTTGCAAGGACAGATACAGTTGAGAGATTTTGATTTCATCAGTAAGGGACCTGGACAAAGACGAAGACCGTTCCATGACCATCAGACTCAGGATGATTTAAGAGCACCAATGCAGATGAGAAATTGGGACTACAATAGGGGACCAGGACAGAGGCGAAGACCCTTTCCTGATCACCAGTTTTATGATGATTATCAAGAAGACATGCAGCTGAAGGACCTAGATTTCAGTAACAAGGGACCTGGACAAAGGTTGAGACCTTTTCATGGACACCAGTTTCATGATGATTTACAGGCAGAGAGACAATCGAGGGACACTGAATTTAACAGAGGCCGTGGACAAAGGCAGAGATCTTTTCCTGACCATTCATCTCATAATGATTTGCAGGAAGACAGGCAGTCAAAGGATTTtgattttggtagcaggggCCGTGGCCAGAGACGAAGACCATTCCATGACCACCAATCTCATGATGAATTCCAGACTCAGATGCAGTTGAAAGACTTAGATTGTGTCAACAAAGGTCCTGGCCAAAGACTAAGATCTTTCCATGACTATCAGTCACACAATGACTTACAGCCACAGATGCAATTGGAAGATTTTGAATTTGTTAATAGGGGTCGTGGGCAGAGGTTGAGACCTTTCAGTGATCACCAGCCTCGTGATGACTTACAAACAGAGATGCAACTAAAAGATTATGATAATATGGGTCCTGGACAGAGGCGCAGGCCTTTTCATGACCATCAGCCTTATGATGACTTACAGGAACAGACTCAGTTAAAAGATTTTGATTATGTTAGTAAAGGGCATGGACAAAGGCCAAGACCTTTTCATGATCATCCAGGGCACGATGACTTGCCACGTGAATGGTGTTCAGACAGGTAAAGCATCCTTGAGCTGTAAGACCAGAATTAGAGAATAGAAGTGTAAacctcagtatttttaaattaaatttcaaattaattaaatttttaaataaattaatttgaaatcaaTTAATCATCCTTTTAAAATCACATATAAATGATCGGTTAAttaactggttttattttgacttACGGAATGGTTTGATGTAAGCTGGAGTGTTGCAGCTTTGAAAGCCAATGTTTCCTAAATTAGAAGGTTGTGCTTCTTTAAagtttatgtttttcctttaccaTTTTAGAGTCAGCTTGAAGCAAAACTCTGTGTTCCACTTTGTTTTGTATAGaaacttacatttaaaaagcagtccTCAAGACAGAAGAGGatatgaaattttatttatgccCTCAGCCAAATGGAGATATACAGTAATGCTACAAGGAAGTTTGACTTGCATTTGTTTATTCCACAAATTAATAATTTGTTAGAAATCCCTGTGCTTCTGAACTTGCATCATATTCTCCAAAATACAAATACCACTTATTAGTAAACCTGTTGGATTCTGACATAGTATTTCAAAagattattaatatttcagaatgtATTTCAGATATTTGTTGGGCTAGTAAAgttccatttaatttcttccattgTACAGCTGAAACAGGATATCATTACAATGAAGCATACCATTTTGAGGTGTTAAATTAATACAATTAAgacagtttttattaaaattgtaagtacattttaattaaaagtaaaaatatttttatttcatttgataaacgcatatttttcaaaaccttACAACCATTGGTACTCTTCTTAACATGCAATTCTTTCGGTTATTTGCAGAAGTCAATCCTTTTCTTCCCATGAAAATGTACCAGAACATAATTTCTCCTCATCTCCTTCACTTCACAGAGATTATGGGTCTGATAATGATGACTTTAACAGAAGTTATAGGTAAACATCAGATTTCTATATTGTTTTCTGACTTAGTTTTATACTGTTACTCCCCCAGTTTCCCAgctaaaaaatacaaattaaccACACAGTATAAAAATTgatgttaatatttttgcttaaatgCAGTTTAAACCATTGAATCTGAACACTGAGCAAATAATGTGACTAATTTGTGGTCCATCTATATTGAGCGTGATTATGAAATGGTTTGAGAATCCCTAACATAAGTCATTGACATGATAAGCACAGTTCAAGCTAATGTActacaaaatatgaaaagctATTGTTAgtaagcaaaaaagcaaaatattgatGCTGTATTTAATGCTTAATTGCTGTCTACAACAAGCTAATGAGTTTTACTGTGACCGATGGTCAGACACTGAAACAGATtgcccagagcagctgtgaaATCCCCATCCTTTGAGATACCCAGAACTCAGCTGGACGTGGCCCCTGCACAAACTCATCTAATTAGACCTACTTTGAGCAGGTGGCCCTAGGTACTTCTAGAGATTCTTTCCAGTCTAAATTAATCTATGGCTCAGTGAGggagaagattttaaaattacaaagattGTTCTGAATTGGCTTTATACACcactttattttacaaagtaaGGAAGGTACTTAAGAGTAAAGAGAATCCGAAACAAAAAGTATATATATCGCATATGCATTTTTAGATCCTTCCATATGTATTATGTAGGAGAGTGATTCTTCTATTGCAGAAGAATTAATAATTAAAGTATTTGGAGCTATAAATCTGAAGTGTATTAGTGCCTGTTCAGACTATGTACTAGAGAGCTACTATTACATATtattcacagaaatgaaaacatgggCTTAGGAGCAAAAATGGCCTCTAGGTAAAGAAACCCTCGGTAAACATGgaattttaattagaaacagcacttggaaaaaaaccatcttCCAGTAGAATTACTTACTATAAAGAGCTGTAATTTTAATCACTAGAATTGAAAACTTAATATAAACAAGTTTACAACATCCAGTAGAGAGGATTTTAATTTTAGGGCTTAAAAACAAGAATGAGggtctgaattttctttcaaggtTACACAAGTTTAATTTCTAATGGTGACCACCAACAATAAAtcaactgttttatttctgagggTTTCACTGTTCATATTTGTTCTTCTTACAGTAATAGACCAAATTGTCCTGAAGACAATAGGAGAATGCATCCCTCAGATGAATTtaatagaggaaaaaacagatttgcaCCATATTCTTCACGAACAATGCATCCATCTTCATCTGTACACCAAGAAGATAGTTCAATAGACTATGAACGAAAACCTTTTCAAGGTGAAACTAccagagagatggaaaaaagcaaaagattgcCGGTTCTAACAGTTGATTACAATTATGGTCTGCCATTAGATTATGGAcctgaagaggaagagagaacatATTATGATTTACCTCCAAGAGACCGCTACAACTGGAACTGAATAAAAAGGACAATGTTTGCTCAGCTTAGACTTACTTTTACCATTTTACTTTGTATGTggaccattttattttattttttttttaacaaattaggaaaatgcaaatttcagtAGTAGAGAACTGGTCTCTATTGTAAGATTAGCTTCTACTGATGTTTGGTTCTTTAAATTTATTAGGGTGTATTTGTTAAGGGTAGTTGGAGACAAGGTCTCAGTACACATGGAATTAAAGTAGTCCTTCCTTTAGTGAAATTGGAACCCTGtaccttaaaacaaacaactttctgAGTGATTGTAGTTGTgtcttttgttttacatttctttaaaatgtatgtaatttCCGGATGCAAAAGTCATAATAAAATACTGCACTATCAGGTAGACTAGCATTGAGAGTAtagaaaaaatactattaaatgAATGAAGCAAAGTTATATCCACTTCAtcctttaatttgaaaataccagtTTGAATTATTGCTAACAATCTCTGCAGCATTGCAGTTTAATTCCAGGGTTTCTGTACTATCAACTGAACTAACCTAGTTGCACTCTTTTTTCATAGCAGAATTTTTTCCAGATTGCTAAGAATGTGGAAGCAAATGGAGTTTGAATACTCTAAATGTCaaacttgcttttcagtaaTCTGAATATCCCATCCTGattgtatattttttcctgatccCATAAGTAATATGTTTCAGAATAGCCCAGTGTAAGTAAATTTCACAATTTTCTCAGCAACACATCCAAATGAGGTAGCTCGTATATCATCAGCTTGCCTGTCTCAACTGGCCAAGATCACTGGTACCTATATACTTACACCTCCTTGTTTGTCAGTCATACCTGTCTTACTCTGCAGTTCTATTTTTTTACTAGTCTCTTTTTACAGCACAGTGAAGTAATGTAATCAGAATAGAAGAATAACCTCTTCAGGTAAGTTACTTTTAAGAGTCATGTATTGAACGGTGTCCTCTGAACTGCCACTTCAGTGGGTCTTGAGAAGGTGGTGCAACAACAGTAACTAAATTCATGCCAGCAGCTGTACAGTAGCACCAAAAGCTCTTACTGTGGATAAAGAAATCTTAGTTCATAGAATGGAAAGCAGTATTAATGTAATACTTAGGTAAatcttaaaaattacatttttcattattactacattttcataaattaatatttttaaaaggcatcacAGTAAATAAGGATAAAGCTAGACtatgatattaaaataaacaattaaaatgaatgctAGATATTTTAAGTCATGCAGTTAAGAAACTGCCTCAAAAGCAGCGTAGCTGTAAAGCAAGAGAGTGTAGGTATACActagaaaactgcaaaaaaaaaccatgttCATAGGCAGAACCCACAGAGCTTTTTTGCCTTCTAGCAGCAGCATAAAACCCAGATTTTCTGAATTCATGGTTCCATGACTACTAAATAAGGACTAGATTTGAAAAGTGTGGAACATCTGGCAACTCCTCTTGTTTTGTAACACATGCAGAAAGTTCCCAAAATAAAAGGATTCTGTGGATATAAATTTAAACTGCAAATGATTCATTGCCTTTGCAACTGGTAGAACAACTTTGGCTTTGTTCATTGTACAAAGTAAatagttttctcattttcacagcaGCTAAGTCAGTTGTATTTGCCATTACATCTCTGATAGTGAGCCTCATTCATGTGGTCTCAGGTTGTGGAACTGAGCACTAAATGTTAAGAAAAGGCATTTCCTTcgcttgcctttttttttaatttttaagtgagGGGTAAGCTGAAACTTTTTATCTAGGCTTCTTTATTTTGGAGGCAAGGAAGATCTGCAACATGGGCTACTATATTGCCagattttttataaaaacaacaacaaaaaaaccctggtaTTCTCTGGCAGGGAGCTAAGAATTAGGGACTGGTATTACAAGCATTTGGGGTGGTTTTTGTACTATATATGCAGTATTCATAAAGTGAATAAAGAGCAAACATTTGCCCttcatattttggttttggggtttgaaTTATGTTTTTTAGTATAGAAGTGACCCTACAGTCAGTCCTTCGTTACTTCAGACTGGGGGTACTAGGACTGCCTGGAGAGCTGAAAAGTTCGTACACTGGAAAGCTCAGTGCAAAGAGAAATGTGGCATAAGGAGTTAGGATCAGCACTAGCTGTTACCATTCCTTGGTCAGTTCTTGCAGAACCCTTTGAGGGTTTAGATACAAACAGTCAGATGGTATAATTCCTGTTATCTGACTAAATAAACATCACTTTTGTAactatgttgctttttttttccaagcaaaattAATAGACATGGTGTTTCCACAAATGGCCTTGAGATGAGTATATGAAAATAGCCAAacttctgtttgtatttttgggggggttgttttggggtttttttagaatgTAGGATAAGGCTTTCCACCCTATTGTTCCTAATGGAATTAGGCAGAGCTAAGCCCACATAATACCTCACAAACTGTTACTGACATTTATCTCAAATTCCCCAGCTGAGTCATCACTGCATATTCACATCTGTAGTATTCAATTACTAATTGATCCACATGGTggagaatgaaattaaatgaaataaaatgcttcttattttttaactgaatattGTATTACAGTggcactcaaaaaaaaaaaaaaaaatcacacaaaaataGCCCAACGCTTTTTCTATTTCACAGTTCTacaaaaatgtcataaaatcTTGCTGGCCTCTTCTGTGTATGTTCTCAGCAAACCTAGAAATACCTGTTGTTCTACCACAGAGCAATAAAAAGCAAGACTTGGATGGACAGTGTCGGTTTCCCACTGCCCCAAGTGTGAAatcttgaagaaaaacacaaggaTACAGAAAATTCAGGGGTAGCATGAAAGTTTTTGAAGGAGTTGTAAGAGTTTTAATACATGTAACTATTGAACTCTGAACtcacagaaaactttttttgttgctgccCTGAAGTCATGATTTAATTGGAGGCCTGATTTTTATCAAGCGGTGAAGCCATGGGGCCAGCTCGCCCTGAGGTATGATCATACTGAGTTAGGAAATGTTCAGGTGGTTCCTGGGAAGTGCTGGGAGAAAGTTCAGATGAGCTCTATGCAGAAAGCTGACTCCCAAGAAGGACTTGGGAAAAACAGAGGTCAGCTCCAGCAGAAAACTAGAACACAGTGATACAACTAAACTTATATGTAGAAATCTGCCCCACATGTACAGCTAATTTAGTTTTGTGTGTGAAGAATAAACAGTTATCTTAAAAAGGGCTAGAGAGGTTTGCGTGTGAgtatttttctctcagctgGGGCCAAAGGTAAATGACCTACAAGGAGCCTCAAGTACAATTAGGATCCTTTCCTGTTTATTTGCATCTAAAGTAACCACTAGCAAGCTGCAGGCTGCTTTTTCATGTGCAGAAGTGATCAGTGATGTGTTACAATTCAAATTTGGGGTGCACTACTACAAGTGTGCTAGGACCAGCAGTTAAATGACCTGAGCACTAGCTTCTGAAGATCAGTTCCTTCTTAAGATGTCTCACATGAGGCATCCAGAAATGCAGACCCCCAAAGATCATTTGTGGTTTAGAATCTGCTCCgtgctggggaaagaaggaatgtATTCCCCGCCTGGGGTTCAGCAAGGGGATGTGAATCCCTGGCCACTGTGAAcagcagtttatttaaaatgtgtgtgcaaacaaaaagcaatagcTTCCATGCTGTTATCAACCACTAGTGTTTGCTTCCTCTCCAGGCTGACTCCTACGTGCTCCAGTTGTCAGCAGACTGTACTTTAGGGTTCCAGTGGACAGCAATTAGCAAACCTATagttccctttcttcttcttgtgGGGagtcagaaaaaacagatgacAAAAAGGAACCAGGTGAGGAGGCAACTTGGTTCTCCTTCCTTCTGACATGAGAAGAcaatggggggtgggggagtacaggaaaaaaaaatattttaaaagagaaaaagtaaggaggagggaaaatgaaaagtaaaatgtcaaCAGGAGAGAGTTATCAGTGTGAGGGAAGAAATGTGCAAAAGATGCATGTGTAAAAAGCTGGTGAAAGATCACTGGGTATAAAAACAGGACACATGCTGGAGGAGGAGTTCCTGGCAATTTCTTATCTGGGTCTTCTAAGCCGTGCCTGTGGCTCTGTGTGAGTACCATGCTGATGTAAATAACAGTTatcaaaaaaatacaggagCACTCAGACCTCTAATCCTGCAATAAAGTCATGTGGGAGCTTAAAACTAATTAAGGCCTCTTTTTAAGCTTTAAATCTAGTCTACATGTAGTATAATGTCCTGAAGATATTCCCTCCAGAATCCAATGAGAATTTCAGACAAGAAACTACTCCACAAATCTGTTTCATACATTGAAAACAAGCTAGGTTTTTACTGGATATCAGGAATCCTATCATTTGTGGAATCTGAGAATCAaatccaatttttttattacaaatacatACCTGTCTTACTGCACACTTCCAGGACAGTATCAAACCACACTATAATGTTGCTATTACTGTACCCATCACACAAAACTTACGCTTATGAATTAAAGTGTAAAAACCAAATCTGAAGTAACTGCCTCTGTAAGAAGTATAATAAGCAAGTCAATGCAGAGTCATACTGAAAGCAGGagacattttctcctttatgagGAACATTCAGGACTGAATGTGCCACAAAGGAAGGTGAAAGAGCCCCCAAGACAGATAAACTTAAAAGCTGACACAGATGAGGATGATCCTCATGCAGTTCTTCAGAGCTCCTCTCCTAACAGAGAGAAGTTTTTACTTCTCTCTGTTATACTACCAAGTATAGCAAGTTATACTACCAAGCAGAAGTCTATACAGCAAAATTAACCCTTTAAAGAGAAGATAAGAGAGTACAAGCTATTGTTGATATCTGTTAATCACATCTCAATCCATCTTTGGGATGCACATAgtaaatagaagaaagaaattataagCTGGTATTGCAAAGGGAATGCTACAGCTGATTCATTGTTGTCTGTATAATGAGCACATTGCACACCCCAAATGAAAAATGGGACCACCCTATCCTGGTATCTGCATCATGTTGGAGCTATTTAATAGCAATTCTGGTGAATGgtaaattctgattttaaaaagttacacaCCAGAAATCTTTAGTAGGCCTAAAATATATTCTGAGAAACAGtgtttacaaattaaaataaaagaaaaacattgttttctatCATTTAATATAGTAGTTATAATAAAAGAGAGAGTGAGCAAAGGATATGTTCACCagacttgtttttaaatctaatttaaacTCATTAACTGTAGCAGAACTTGTGACGATGGCCACAGATTAGCTTTCTTTTCTATCTttgaaaagcaacagcttttgGAAAGAGCTGGACTAGATGTGAAACCTCTGGCCCTGTTTATTCAGCATTATAGTGTGTTTCTGAATCCTTATGTCCCTGATGACAGAGGTGCTTTTCTATTTATGCTCTTTGTATTCAGTTTGTGCACACTGGAATtatatgcacttttttttttttttttttactgcacaGGCTAATGTCCCTCTTGCCTTAGCTCATGAAAAAAGAACAATCTGactactgaaattaaataaagaaaaaaaacttagagCCACACAAGCTTAAATAATAGAAGAACTTAATAAAAGGTCTCTGCTTGTTTCTCTCATGTTATTTTCATGTTGCGTTTTTCCACAGGTCTATGTAGAAAGACCTGCTGATTTACAGGAAAAGTTTGACCTCATTATTTCCACTTCTCTTTGTCTCTTAACTGTGGCTCATTTTCACCTGTTACCTTGATCCAAAGAAGCCCACTTAGATACTTGACAGGAGCTTTTCTCCccttcattcttctttctggatatgaaatactgaattcatttttatatatgtatttagatctatgtatatatatatatgtgcattttaaacaaatatatacatttctCTATATAAATGGAGATCTGTGCTCTCCTAAATGTCAGTGAGAGATCAGGTACAAAGATGCAATTGTCCATGTGAGTTACTATTGTTAATCTCCTAATACTTCAGAGTTCATAAGCGAGATTTAGTGAATGCATATGTACTTTAGTCACTTACTTGACATATAAAGTGGTGTAGTTACTAATAACACCCTGCAGAGAGAGGTGAAAAGAGGGAGAATTTTAATGTAAACATAAGagtttgcttggaaaaaaagaacaactgtaTGAAATGGATAGATTATACCATTTCCTAAAAAACATGCCCCAGGAACAATAAACTACCCaaactataaaatatttatttaaatcagaGGCACAGATAACATCTAGACAAAACTAAGAAACTTCCAGTTTTTATACATAAAGTGTGTCCAAAGAATATCAGTAATTTAAGTCTTCATCCTTTATAAAATAGGGTGGAAAGTAGAACTGAGTTAGAAAATGAGAAGTTTGAGATCATGGAACTAAATGCTGGAGAAATTACAGACCGTGGTTAACAAAAACAAGGTTGTTGTACAACCTTGTACAACAAGGTTGATTAGTTGTATGGGATATCTGTTTATAATGGAGATGGGCAAGGAGCACTGCTTCTGAACAAGTGCATGCAATCTCATGAGATAAAATCCCTGGGAACAGAAGATCACAAAAGAGAATCACAAGTTTTCTCTCTATATTTGTCATATCAGGAGCCTCTCATTCAGGAAAATTGTCATGAAAGTACAATGTTAAATATGATCAGAGGTAATGAAATCTAATGAGCTAATTATACAGCTCTGGTGACATTTGGAACCTTTTAGATGTTGGTGATTTTCACTAACTGGTTATTATTACAATCCTGTTTGATGTTGAGAAATTGGAGCCcagcaaactttttttcataaatgtttctAATCAGTGTTGTGGGTGGCAGTGCCTTAGCCCTGATTTGTCTCTCAGAATACAGCATTTCATTGGTATCTCTGAGGTGCTTTTTGTACTACGAGAGCTATCAGTCAGCACCCAGCCTCCAGCCACCATCACTTATGGTGAAGAACTTAAAAGGAAGACCATGTACAAGTTGCACTTTTTAAGGAGGCTTTCAAGAAGGTTATGCAGCTAGTCAAAAATTTCCTTGGAGTAAAAATGAGACAATTAAAATCATGAGAGTTGGCATGGAAACTAGTGAAGCTTGgatgataaaaaataaatacgcctttaaataaaaaataagcagaataGCACTAAAAAGTATTAATTAGCAAGAAACAAGAgattattcaagaaaaaaaaatatccttaagCAGTCAGAAATCTGATTTCAGTGACACCAGTAAAAAGGGGCCTAACCTACAgagataaaatgtaaaataaaaactaggAAGATTAAATAATACTTGAAGAAGAAAcacttaaatatataaaaataaataagatttttaaagtacGTTAGAAATAGCCTACAAGATAACTGGTTAGTTTGCAGACCTCAGAACAGAAAGCATCAGTAAGAAATACACGCTGCAAAGAACCTGCACAATTTACCTGCATGAGGTCATAATACATAAATTTATCTCAGAGcaatttttccccaaataatcaaaataatgaCAGTGATTAAGACACCAGCAGAGAAGATGTCTGAACAAACTGCTAAGCAGGGACAAGCTTCTAAGACTCGTTTCTCTTCAGACAAGATTTCCAAGGGAATTTAGAAATCTAATAAGACAGCCACTAACATATGTGCAAACTattatgaaaataatcttttttacCAGACTAGGAGGTATCAAATGTTATACCTACAGCTACAGAGAGGCTGGTGTGATCCTAAGCAATACAAATCTACAAACCTTCAGGACACAAAAAactaactggaaaaataaagctagaAGACTAGAACATGTAGAAGATCACGGTATGTCAGGTCTAATCAGGAAGGATTCCACCAGGAAAACTGTGCCTCTGTCATCTACTATTTGCACAGCTGTAGCACTTGCAGACTGCACCATTTTTTCCCTAGGCTCTGTACACATACAtagcaaagaagaaagctgCAGTCGCTATGAATCTGAGGCTAAGCAATAAGAGTTCACAGGTGGACACAGTtggcaggaagaggaaaacaaaaataactgagaTCAGTGCAGGAAGTGATGATCATAACATACCAACTGACTGGAAATTATTGAGTTTTATCTAATTTAGGAAAAGGTTTGAGAGAGTATACTGGCACACAGCAGATTTGCAGGGGGGATTCTTTCAatatatgcaaaaagaaaatgcatggcTACTCCTTGAAAAATGGGTCAAAAGAAAACGGGTGTGCAAAAAGGATTGGTATGACTTACGGAGCAGGTGAACAGATGCATGGACAAAGAAGAATCGGTTTTCATAGGGTGTAGGAAAAGGATTGAGCAGAAGATACAGGTGAATAGTTAAGTAACAGTGTGCTTTACATAAACATCGcatcaaaatacaaaaacataCGGTGTGAAACTTGAATGAATTGTGGTTTAGTCCAGAATGCCTACTATTAGGTAAATAACAGAtcattctttctgtcttttgcagtttgttttgcttggaCTGC is a genomic window containing:
- the LOC115348213 gene encoding uncharacterized protein LOC115348213 isoform X3, translated to MFATRSGRRANKMGAGSCMHVIKEYFHGFRWRSLTPVGQPIPGTRFIAFKVPLKGAINQRLTPTQKFTPKDLIAAMKALNVELGLIIDLTYTTRYYEVKDLPKSVQYKKLYTVGLEVPDNATILQFKKWVRKFLWENAGNEKLIGVHCTNGINRTGYLICRYLIDVEGWDPEAAIQAFGDARGHRMDGLVYLTDLRTQPMRSNLGMDVWDSDEDIIPPPHAMEGPVERFPNEDFQGSGKRLRIYDDHSHNDLQGQIQLRDFDFISKGPGQRRRPFHDHQTQDDLRAPMQMRNWDYNRGPGQRRRPFPDHQFYDDYQEDMQLKDLDFSNKGPGQRLRPFHGHQFHDDLQAERQSRDTEFNRGRGQRQRSFPDHSSHNDLQEDRQSKDFDFGSRGRGQRRRPFHDHQSHDEFQTQMQLKDLDCVNKGPGQRLRSFHDYQSHNDLQPQMQLEDFEFVNRGRGQRLRPFSDHQPRDDLQTEMQLKDYDNMGPGQRRRPFHDHQPYDDLQEQTQLKDFDYVSKGHGQRPRPFHDHPGHDDLPREWCSDRDYGSDNDDFNRSYSNRPNCPEDNRRMHPSDEFNRGKNRFAPYSSRTMHPSSSVHQEDSSIDYERKPFQGETTREMEKSKRLPVLTVDYNYGLPLDYGPEEEERTYYDLPPRDRYNWN